In bacterium, the sequence GTTAGGGTGAGGGTGTGATTCGGATAGGCATTCCCTCTCCCTTGAGGGGAGAGGGCTAGGGTGAGGGTGTGATTCGGATAGGCATTCCCTCTCCCTCAAGGGGAGAGGGTTAGGGTGAGGGTGTGATTCGGATAGGCATTCCCTCTCCCTTGAGGGGAGAGGGCTAGGGTGAGGGTGTGATTCGGGAGTGAGTGTCGGAGACCATTATGGTTGAGTCAAAACTAGGCAAGATTCTTCTGGAAAAGGGGCTGGTTACTGAATCAGCACTTACCCAGGCAATTGCACGGCAGAAAGAAACCGGCAAGATGCTTGGCGAAGTCCTTTCAGAACTTGGTTTTGTCTCGCCTGATGACCTTGCCCGCGCCTTGGCCGATCAATTAGGGGTTCCTTACTTTGAACTCGGTGATGACTTCCGACTCGAGAAGGCAGAAGTCAAATTGGTGCCCGAGACAGTGGCGCGCCGCTATTGCTTGATCCCCGTCAAAAAAGAAGCGGGTCTTGTCATCACCCTCGTTATGAAGGATCCACTGGATGTTGAGGCGATCGACACCGTTCGTTCCTTAACACGAATGGAGATCCGTAAGGCCATCAGTTCAGAAGCCCGCATCCGGGCAACCATTGATAAATTCTATCGCCAGGAAGCTCATCTGGAGCGGGATCTGAAGGATATTGCTGAATTGCCGCCGGAGGTTGTGACGGGTGATGATCTCGAAACTCGCGGCAATGATGATCAATTGATGGTCAATGCCAATGATGCACCAGTGGTTAAGTTTGTGAACCTATTGCTCATGCAGGCGGTGCGGGATCGGGCCAGTGATATACATTTTGAGCCCGGCGAAAAGGACGTCACCGTACGGATCCGTGTGGATGGTCTTCTGCGTGAGATCACTCCGCCGCCCAAAGCCCTATATCAGGCCATTGCGACGCGTATCAAGATTCTCTCAAACATGGATATTGCCGAGCGGCGCTTACCGTTGGATGGCCGCTTTAAATTCAAGGTTCATGATCGGATTATCGACGTCCGCGTATCATCTCTCCCTGAAGCACATGGAGAAAAACTGGTCTTGCGGGTCCTGGATCGAATGGCGTTGATTGTGGATATGAAGGACATTGGCCTGGATGAGGTCATGCTCAAACGGTTTCAGAAAATTCTTCAGTCACCGAATGGCATTATATTGGTTACCGGTCCCACCGGGAGCGGTAAAACCACGACGCTCTATGCTGCGTTGAATTATCTAAAGGATCCCGCTTGGAATATCCAGACGGTTGAGGATCCCATTGAGTACCTGATTCCCGGTATCAACCAGATGCAGATCAAGCCTAAGATCGGGTTGGATTTTGCCGGGGCGTTGCGGGCTATTCTGCGACAGGATCCCGACATGATTATGATCGGTGAAATCCGGGATCTGGAAACGGCCCAGATCGCGATGCGGTCATCCCTTACAGGCCATCTGGTATTGAGCACGCTGCACACCAATGATGCCCCCTCGGCATTGTGGCGGATGAAAGATATCGGCATTGAGCCGTATCTGATTGCATCAACCATGAAACTAGTGATTTCCCAGCGGTTGGTCCGGGTGATATGCCCGCATTGCAAAAAGGCCATACAGCCTCATGAGGAATCTTTGGCCTATGCCACCAGCATTCTTCCTGAAGCCAGCAGTTGGACCTTTTATCATGGAGCGGGTTGCCAGAAATGCCTGAACACCGGGTATCGTGGACGGACAACGATATTTGAGTACTTAGAAGTTACCGATCCGATCAAGGAAATGGTTATAGCGGGTTCTAATTCGGTGGCCTTGCGGCGTAAGGCGATGGAGCTCGGGATGGCTCCCCTGGCAGTGAACGGCTTACGCAAGGTCCAGAACGGAACCACAACCATTGAAGAAGTAATGAGTGTGTGCTCAGGAGACTGATTATGCCCGATTATCGTTATTCAGCCAAAGACAGTAGTGGGCGTGAGGTGGCGGGGGTTTATTCCGCTGCATCGCGTTTCGAGGCCCTTTCGCAATTGCATGAACGGGGCCTCACCGTTACTGATATCAGTGATGAGGGGGTCGGAGTTGGCGGTCTTGAGGTGGTAAAGGTCCCTGTGAAAAAGGGAGTTGGTTTTGGCGGAATTTCAATGGCGGAAAAGGCAATATTTTGTCGCCAGCTTTCCATTTCAGTCAGTGCTGGCATCCCGCTACTTGAATCCCTGGAATCCATTGCGGCGGATTTAGAAAATGGGGCATTCCGGCGTGTATTGGAGCGGGTTTTGAAAAAGCTGGATGATGGCGCCCCTTTTTCGCAAGCGATAGCCGGGGAACCCAAAGTCTTTGATCGGCTATTTGTTTCCTTGATCCGGACAGCTGAAGAAGCGGGAAGTTTGACAGAAACCCTGAATTATCTGGCGACCTCCATGGAGAAAAATGACCGTTTAGCCCGCAAGATCAAAAGTATTATGGCGTATCCCATGTTTATTGGCGGTTTTTTC encodes:
- a CDS encoding ATPase, T2SS/T4P/T4SS family produces the protein MVESKLGKILLEKGLVTESALTQAIARQKETGKMLGEVLSELGFVSPDDLARALADQLGVPYFELGDDFRLEKAEVKLVPETVARRYCLIPVKKEAGLVITLVMKDPLDVEAIDTVRSLTRMEIRKAISSEARIRATIDKFYRQEAHLERDLKDIAELPPEVVTGDDLETRGNDDQLMVNANDAPVVKFVNLLLMQAVRDRASDIHFEPGEKDVTVRIRVDGLLREITPPPKALYQAIATRIKILSNMDIAERRLPLDGRFKFKVHDRIIDVRVSSLPEAHGEKLVLRVLDRMALIVDMKDIGLDEVMLKRFQKILQSPNGIILVTGPTGSGKTTTLYAALNYLKDPAWNIQTVEDPIEYLIPGINQMQIKPKIGLDFAGALRAILRQDPDMIMIGEIRDLETAQIAMRSSLTGHLVLSTLHTNDAPSALWRMKDIGIEPYLIASTMKLVISQRLVRVICPHCKKAIQPHEESLAYATSILPEASSWTFYHGAGCQKCLNTGYRGRTTIFEYLEVTDPIKEMVIAGSNSVALRRKAMELGMAPLAVNGLRKVQNGTTTIEEVMSVCSGD